A stretch of Bordetella genomosp. 13 DNA encodes these proteins:
- a CDS encoding 4-hydroxy-tetrahydrodipicolinate synthase family protein: protein MSAAHSTAQTSCAASLEGLWLPMITPMRQGRIDLYAAQALARRYREAGIAGLVLFGSTGEGSLLGVGEKCDMIEAVRSDDHALPVVVGATGIDTRSVAALVRRLDRLAPAGYLIPPPCYLRPSQAGIVWHYHQIAWTTERPVILYNIPERTGVAMTVDTIETLARDPQYAGVKECNPVLLMALNQRGQVRALCGDDTMLMEHFSSGGTGAIPAAAHLYPERFVAMMRAARAGHMDRAEALFAPLRKLIRLLYAEPNPGPIKRALSMQGLVADELRQPMMPASAGLTARLERVMMQIEDMRAESQAA, encoded by the coding sequence ATGAGCGCCGCACATTCAACTGCCCAGACGAGTTGCGCCGCGTCGCTCGAAGGCCTGTGGCTGCCCATGATCACGCCCATGCGGCAGGGGCGCATCGACCTGTATGCCGCGCAGGCCCTGGCCCGCCGCTATCGGGAAGCCGGCATCGCCGGCCTGGTGCTGTTCGGCTCGACGGGCGAAGGCAGTCTGCTGGGTGTCGGCGAGAAGTGCGACATGATCGAGGCCGTGCGCAGCGATGATCATGCGTTGCCCGTGGTCGTGGGCGCGACCGGCATCGATACGCGCAGCGTGGCCGCGCTGGTGCGCCGACTCGATCGACTGGCGCCGGCGGGCTACCTGATTCCTCCGCCCTGCTATTTGCGCCCCAGCCAGGCCGGCATCGTCTGGCATTATCACCAGATCGCCTGGACCACCGAACGTCCCGTCATCCTGTACAACATTCCCGAACGCACCGGTGTCGCCATGACGGTCGACACCATCGAAACGCTGGCGCGCGATCCGCAGTACGCGGGCGTGAAGGAATGCAACCCCGTGCTGCTGATGGCGCTGAATCAGCGCGGACAGGTGCGGGCGCTGTGCGGCGACGACACCATGCTGATGGAGCACTTTTCATCCGGCGGCACGGGCGCCATCCCGGCCGCCGCCCACCTGTATCCCGAACGCTTCGTGGCCATGATGCGCGCGGCGCGCGCGGGCCACATGGACCGCGCCGAGGCGCTGTTCGCCCCGCTGCGCAAGCTGATCCGGCTGCTGTACGCCGAACCTAACCCGGGTCCGATCAAGCGCGCCCTGTCGATGCAGGGCCTGGTCGCGGATGAATTGCGCCAGCCCATGATGCCCGCCAGCGCCGGACTGACGGCCAGGCTGGAACGCGTGATGATGCAGATCGAGGATATGCGAGCCGAGTCGCAGGCGGCTTGA
- a CDS encoding DUF2231 domain-containing protein, whose product MKKLAKALPEGTTTVVAVSRHPLHPALVTFPIAFIVGALPADLAYLWLADEFWARAALWLLGAGTLMGTLAGITGTVELLAVEGIRHRAAAWSHFVMAVMLLSVSFINWFTRLPDAQAAVFPMGLYLSALGVALVGAAGWLGGKLVFEDQVGIHDE is encoded by the coding sequence ATGAAAAAACTGGCCAAGGCGCTGCCCGAAGGCACCACCACCGTGGTCGCGGTAAGCCGCCACCCGCTGCATCCCGCGCTGGTCACCTTCCCTATCGCCTTCATCGTGGGCGCGTTGCCAGCCGACCTGGCGTACCTGTGGCTGGCCGACGAGTTCTGGGCGCGGGCTGCTCTGTGGCTGCTGGGCGCGGGCACGCTGATGGGAACGCTGGCGGGCATCACGGGTACGGTGGAGTTGCTGGCGGTCGAAGGCATCCGCCATCGCGCCGCCGCGTGGAGCCATTTCGTCATGGCGGTCATGCTGCTGTCGGTGTCCTTCATCAACTGGTTCACGCGACTGCCGGACGCGCAAGCCGCCGTCTTTCCCATGGGGCTGTACCTGTCCGCGCTGGGCGTGGCACTGGTCGGCGCGGCCGGCTGGCTGGGCGGCAAACTTGTATTCGAGGACCAGGTCGGCATCCACGACGAGTAA
- a CDS encoding DUF1841 family protein, whose product MFNPSREQVREFFVESWRKHRANQVLTPLESMALDWMIEHPEYHADLESPGAMEAEYPVEKGRTNPFLHLSMHLAIAEQLSIDHPRGIRAAYQKLVARSDAHHAAHEIMDCLGQVVWEAQRLGTPLDSDAYIELIRQRAER is encoded by the coding sequence ATGTTCAATCCTTCCCGCGAGCAGGTTCGCGAATTCTTCGTCGAGTCCTGGCGCAAGCACCGCGCCAACCAGGTGCTGACCCCGCTCGAGTCCATGGCGCTGGACTGGATGATCGAGCATCCCGAGTACCACGCCGACCTGGAAAGCCCCGGCGCGATGGAAGCGGAGTACCCGGTCGAGAAAGGCCGCACCAATCCCTTCCTGCACCTGTCCATGCATCTGGCCATCGCCGAACAGCTGTCCATCGATCACCCGCGCGGCATCCGCGCCGCCTATCAAAAGCTGGTGGCGCGCAGCGACGCGCACCACGCCGCCCACGAGATCATGGACTGCCTGGGACAGGTCGTGTGGGAGGCCCAGCGCCTGGGCACCCCGCTGGACAGCGACGCGTATATCGAGCTGATCCGGCAGCGCGCGGAGCGTTGA
- a CDS encoding c-type cytochrome: MKRAISALAGVLVAMSALPSQAQDISAGKAVFDKMNCASCHGADAKTSVQPEYPVLAGQHADYLAHALRAYKRGGANSPATANVRKNPIMGAFAAQLSDQDIANVAAWLAAQPSDLGVRR, encoded by the coding sequence ATGAAACGCGCTATCTCTGCCCTCGCGGGCGTACTCGTGGCCATGTCCGCCCTGCCGTCGCAGGCGCAGGACATCTCCGCCGGCAAGGCGGTGTTCGACAAGATGAACTGTGCGTCGTGCCACGGCGCCGATGCCAAGACCTCGGTGCAGCCGGAATACCCCGTCCTGGCGGGCCAGCACGCCGACTACTTGGCGCACGCGCTGCGCGCCTACAAGCGCGGCGGCGCCAACAGCCCCGCCACCGCCAACGTACGCAAGAACCCCATCATGGGCGCGTTCGCCGCCCAGTTGTCCGACCAGGACATCGCCAACGTGGCCGCCTGGCTGGCCGCGCAGCCCAGCGACCTGGGCGTGCGCCGCTAA
- the ctaD gene encoding cytochrome c oxidase subunit I yields the protein MSPIARHKALLADWGSPPGWRGLSAVNHSTLGRRFIIGALFFFLVGGVLAMLVRAQLATPGGGFLDSDTYNQIFTMHGTVMMFLFAIPMLEGFAFYLLPKMLGARDMAYPRLGAYGWWCYLFGGTMLIAGMALGVAPDSGWFMYTPLSSSTYRPGINSDIWLIGITFVEISAVCGAIELITTILKFRAPGMSLNRMPLFAWYMLVTAGMILVGFPPLILGSILLELERAFGLPFFEVAKGGDPLLWQHLFWIFGHPEVYIIFLPAAGMVSTMVPTFARRPLVGYTWVVAAIVAMGFLSFGLWVHHMFAVGIPQLAVAFFSAASMLVAIPTAVQFFAWLATLWSGEVRFRLPMLYLGGFLVIFVLGGLTGVMLALVPFNWQAHDTHFVVAHLHYVLVGGMIFPILAATCYWLPHFTGRLPSEHAGRCAFWLIFVGFNLTFLPMHLTGLLGMPRRIYTYPGELGWDVPNLLSSVGGFMQATGFAVFLIDMLLHARIGPVAPRNHWKAGTLEWAMPTPAPAYNIGSIPGVQGREPLWDNPDLGAELAGGRHWLAAPAPGRRQTLSVDVMSGRPEAVAELPGPTWLPLHAGLATGLFFLCLLFKAYALAMVGALITLAVFLVWAWRGGERRDPPEVEASPGVFLPVHVLAPGAPGWWGTCCAIIADAALYASLLFGIFFLGTMAPQWPPPAWLDLSAWAALALSVPAMVAAVSAYAACSANRRGRGQAREAWMVGSGVSGVCAAAAFFWMASLLPDADSHAYAAAATVLAYYVAVHCGIGVVMALFVAVRGRAGYVGANRELEPAVVRLWQTYAAGVAVTAAVVLYGMPGWMS from the coding sequence ATGTCTCCCATCGCCCGCCACAAGGCCCTGCTGGCGGATTGGGGCTCGCCGCCGGGCTGGCGCGGCCTGTCGGCCGTGAACCACTCCACCCTGGGCCGGCGTTTCATCATTGGGGCGCTTTTCTTCTTCCTGGTCGGCGGCGTGCTGGCGATGCTGGTGCGCGCGCAGCTGGCCACGCCCGGCGGCGGTTTCCTGGATAGCGACACCTACAACCAGATCTTCACCATGCATGGCACGGTGATGATGTTCCTGTTCGCCATTCCCATGCTGGAGGGGTTCGCGTTCTACCTGCTGCCCAAGATGCTGGGGGCGCGCGACATGGCATATCCGCGCCTGGGCGCGTACGGCTGGTGGTGTTATCTGTTCGGCGGCACGATGCTCATCGCCGGAATGGCGCTGGGCGTGGCGCCCGACAGCGGCTGGTTCATGTACACGCCGCTGTCCAGTTCCACGTACCGGCCGGGCATCAACAGCGACATCTGGCTGATCGGCATCACATTCGTCGAGATATCCGCGGTGTGCGGGGCGATCGAGCTGATCACGACCATCCTGAAGTTTCGCGCGCCGGGCATGTCGCTGAACCGCATGCCGCTGTTCGCCTGGTACATGCTGGTGACGGCGGGCATGATTCTGGTGGGTTTCCCGCCGCTGATCCTGGGCAGCATCCTGCTCGAGCTGGAGCGCGCCTTCGGCCTGCCGTTCTTCGAGGTGGCCAAGGGTGGCGATCCGCTGCTGTGGCAGCACCTGTTCTGGATCTTCGGCCATCCCGAGGTCTACATCATCTTTCTGCCGGCCGCGGGGATGGTGTCGACCATGGTGCCCACCTTCGCACGGCGTCCGCTGGTGGGCTACACCTGGGTGGTCGCGGCCATCGTGGCGATGGGCTTTCTCAGCTTCGGCCTGTGGGTGCATCACATGTTCGCCGTGGGCATTCCGCAACTGGCGGTGGCCTTCTTCTCGGCGGCCAGCATGCTGGTGGCCATACCCACCGCGGTGCAGTTCTTCGCGTGGCTGGCCACGCTGTGGTCCGGCGAGGTGCGGTTCCGCCTGCCGATGCTGTATCTGGGCGGCTTCCTGGTCATCTTCGTGCTGGGCGGTTTGACGGGCGTGATGCTGGCGCTCGTGCCGTTCAATTGGCAGGCGCACGACACGCACTTCGTGGTGGCGCACCTGCACTACGTGCTGGTGGGCGGGATGATCTTTCCCATCCTGGCCGCCACCTGTTATTGGCTGCCGCACTTCACGGGGCGGTTGCCTTCGGAGCATGCCGGGCGCTGCGCGTTCTGGCTCATCTTCGTGGGCTTCAACCTGACGTTCCTGCCGATGCACCTGACGGGGCTGTTGGGCATGCCGCGCCGTATTTACACCTATCCCGGCGAGCTGGGCTGGGACGTGCCGAATCTGCTGTCGTCGGTGGGCGGGTTTATGCAGGCGACCGGGTTCGCGGTCTTCCTGATCGACATGCTGCTGCATGCGCGCATCGGTCCGGTGGCGCCGCGCAACCACTGGAAAGCCGGCACGCTGGAATGGGCAATGCCCACGCCCGCGCCGGCCTACAACATCGGTTCCATTCCCGGCGTGCAGGGCCGCGAGCCGCTTTGGGACAATCCGGACCTGGGCGCCGAACTGGCCGGCGGCCGGCATTGGCTGGCCGCGCCGGCGCCGGGGCGGCGGCAGACGCTGTCGGTCGACGTGATGAGCGGACGGCCCGAGGCCGTGGCCGAACTGCCCGGCCCCACGTGGCTGCCGCTGCATGCGGGCCTGGCCACGGGACTGTTCTTCCTGTGCCTCCTGTTCAAGGCCTACGCGCTGGCGATGGTGGGGGCGCTCATCACGCTGGCGGTGTTCCTCGTGTGGGCATGGCGCGGCGGCGAGCGCCGCGATCCGCCCGAGGTCGAGGCCTCGCCCGGCGTGTTCCTGCCGGTGCACGTGCTGGCGCCGGGCGCGCCCGGCTGGTGGGGAACGTGCTGCGCGATAATCGCGGATGCCGCGTTGTATGCCTCGCTGCTGTTCGGCATTTTCTTCCTGGGCACGATGGCGCCGCAGTGGCCGCCACCGGCCTGGCTGGATCTGTCCGCGTGGGCGGCTCTTGCGTTGAGCGTACCGGCGATGGTCGCCGCGGTATCGGCATACGCGGCTTGCTCCGCCAATCGGCGCGGGCGTGGCCAAGCGAGGGAGGCATGGATGGTGGGCAGCGGCGTGTCGGGCGTGTGCGCCGCGGCCGCGTTTTTCTGGATGGCGTCTTTGTTGCCTGACGCGGACAGCCATGCCTATGCGGCCGCGGCGACTGTGCTGGCGTACTACGTCGCCGTCCATTGCGGCATCGGCGTGGTGATGGCGCTGTTCGTGGCGGTGCGCGGCCGCGCGGGCTATGTCGGCGCGAACCGCGAACTGGAGCCCGCGGTGGTGCGGCTGTGGCAGACGTATGCCGCGGGCGTGGCCGTCACGGCCGCGGTGGTGCTGTATGGGATGCCGGGGTGGATGTCATGA
- the icd gene encoding NADP-dependent isocitrate dehydrogenase, which yields MSYQHVKVPAEGGKIAVNADSSLTVPDQVVIPYIEGDGTGADIAPVMRHVVDAAVQKAYGDRRRIHWMEVYAGEKATKLYGPDVWLPEETLQVVKDYVVSIKGPLAVPTSGGIRSLNVALRQQLDLYACVRPVRYFRGVPSPVRQPEKTDMVIFRENSEDLYAGIEYKAESEQAAELIAFLQGKLGVKKIRFPETSAIGIKPVSRQGSQRLVRKAIQYAIDHDRASVTLVHKGNLMQFTEGGFRDWGYAVAREEFGAQVIDGGPWCRVKNPRTGRDIVIKDVYADAFMQRSLLRPAEFDVIATLNQNGDYISDAVSAQVGGVGIAPGANVSDSVAMFEATHGTAHKYAGKDYVNPGSEILSAEMMLRHMGWIEAADLIISGMEKTIQSKTVTYDFARLLEGANQVSCSGFGRAMVENM from the coding sequence ATGTCATACCAACACGTCAAGGTTCCCGCAGAGGGCGGGAAGATCGCAGTCAATGCCGATTCGTCGCTGACCGTTCCCGACCAGGTCGTCATTCCCTACATCGAGGGCGATGGCACGGGCGCCGACATCGCCCCCGTGATGCGGCACGTCGTCGACGCGGCCGTGCAGAAGGCCTATGGCGACCGCCGCCGCATCCACTGGATGGAGGTCTACGCGGGCGAGAAGGCCACGAAGCTCTACGGGCCTGACGTGTGGCTGCCCGAAGAAACCCTGCAGGTAGTGAAGGACTACGTGGTGTCCATCAAGGGGCCGCTGGCCGTGCCCACCAGCGGCGGCATCCGGTCGCTGAACGTGGCGCTGCGCCAGCAGCTAGACCTGTACGCCTGCGTGCGGCCGGTGCGCTACTTCCGCGGCGTGCCCTCGCCCGTGCGGCAGCCCGAGAAGACCGACATGGTCATCTTCCGCGAGAATTCCGAAGACCTGTACGCCGGCATCGAGTACAAGGCCGAGTCCGAGCAGGCCGCCGAGCTCATCGCCTTCCTGCAGGGCAAGCTGGGCGTGAAGAAGATCCGCTTTCCCGAGACCTCGGCCATCGGCATCAAGCCGGTGTCGCGCCAGGGCTCGCAGCGGCTGGTGCGCAAGGCCATCCAGTACGCCATCGACCACGACCGCGCCTCCGTCACGCTGGTGCACAAGGGGAACCTGATGCAGTTCACCGAAGGCGGCTTTCGCGACTGGGGCTACGCCGTGGCGCGCGAGGAATTCGGCGCGCAGGTCATCGACGGAGGGCCGTGGTGCCGGGTGAAGAATCCGCGCACGGGCCGCGACATCGTCATCAAGGACGTCTACGCCGATGCGTTCATGCAGCGCAGCCTGCTGCGCCCGGCCGAGTTCGACGTGATCGCCACGCTGAACCAGAACGGCGACTACATTTCCGATGCCGTGTCGGCCCAGGTGGGCGGCGTGGGCATCGCCCCCGGAGCGAACGTGTCGGATTCGGTGGCCATGTTCGAGGCCACGCACGGCACCGCCCACAAGTACGCGGGCAAGGACTACGTCAACCCGGGCTCCGAGATTCTGTCGGCCGAGATGATGCTGCGGCACATGGGATGGATCGAGGCCGCGGACCTCATCATCTCCGGCATGGAGAAGACCATCCAGTCCAAGACCGTCACGTACGACTTCGCGCGCCTGCTCGAGGGCGCCAACCAGGTGTCGTGCTCGGGCTTCGGGCGGGCAATGGTGGAAAACATGTGA
- the nhaA gene encoding Na+/H+ antiporter NhaA, producing MQHPSPQHGLPRTQVLAERAFAALERFLHIEAASGIVLVAAALAALLWANSPFAPSYHALWHLPITIGVGSLAFSQSLHFWINDALMTFFFLVVGMEIRREMHEGALRSLKQAGLPIMAALGGIAIPALIYVGMNGDPARVQGWAVPTATDIAFAVGVLALLGRSIPSNVRIFLLALAIIDDIAAVLIIALFYSGGLEYHGFLVAGLGILMVIALQRLGIGSAYAYLLPGAVLWTGLLMTGAHPTLAGVALGMMTPVMPRPSRDRPLDVMARTMDSLRNDEGVLDAHRLASPLKQLRLAHREVLPPVTRVQMALHPWVAYGIMPLFALANAGVSLQGVDLSAPDPQWIMGGVALALLVGKPLGVVGMSWLAVRLGWCSLPPGVSWGGIWLVGLLAGIGFTMSIFIAMLAFDDQALLGAAKLGVLLGSLAAAVLGLAWGVVYRRRAGVRQLQAA from the coding sequence ATGCAACACCCCTCCCCGCAGCACGGGCTGCCGCGCACGCAGGTTCTGGCCGAACGCGCCTTCGCCGCCCTCGAGCGCTTCCTGCACATCGAGGCCGCCAGCGGCATCGTCCTGGTGGCTGCCGCCCTGGCCGCCTTGCTCTGGGCCAATTCGCCCTTCGCTCCTAGCTATCACGCCCTCTGGCATCTGCCGATCACCATCGGAGTGGGCAGCCTGGCGTTCTCGCAATCCCTGCACTTCTGGATCAACGATGCGCTGATGACCTTCTTCTTCCTGGTCGTCGGCATGGAGATCCGCCGCGAGATGCATGAAGGAGCGCTGCGCAGCCTGAAACAGGCGGGCCTGCCTATCATGGCGGCGCTGGGCGGCATCGCCATCCCTGCCCTGATCTATGTCGGCATGAACGGCGATCCCGCACGGGTCCAGGGATGGGCGGTTCCCACCGCCACCGACATCGCCTTCGCCGTCGGCGTACTGGCGCTGCTGGGACGATCCATCCCCTCCAACGTGCGGATCTTCCTGCTGGCGCTGGCCATCATCGACGACATCGCGGCGGTCCTCATCATCGCGCTGTTCTACTCGGGCGGACTCGAGTATCACGGCTTCCTCGTCGCCGGCCTGGGCATCCTGATGGTGATCGCTCTGCAGCGCCTGGGCATAGGCTCGGCCTACGCCTACCTACTTCCCGGCGCGGTCCTGTGGACCGGGCTGCTGATGACGGGCGCGCACCCCACGCTGGCCGGCGTGGCCCTAGGAATGATGACGCCTGTCATGCCGCGGCCCAGCCGCGACCGGCCGCTGGACGTGATGGCGCGGACGATGGACTCGCTGCGCAACGACGAAGGCGTACTCGACGCGCATCGGCTGGCGTCGCCGCTGAAGCAGTTGCGGCTCGCCCACCGCGAGGTGCTGCCGCCGGTGACACGCGTCCAGATGGCCCTGCACCCGTGGGTGGCCTACGGCATCATGCCTCTGTTCGCCCTGGCCAATGCCGGGGTAAGCCTGCAGGGCGTCGACCTGTCCGCCCCCGATCCGCAATGGATCATGGGCGGCGTCGCGCTGGCGCTGCTGGTGGGCAAGCCCCTGGGCGTGGTGGGCATGAGCTGGCTGGCCGTCAGGCTGGGCTGGTGCAGTTTGCCGCCCGGCGTCTCGTGGGGCGGCATCTGGCTGGTCGGCCTGTTGGCGGGCATCGGCTTCACGATGTCGATCTTCATCGCGATGCTGGCGTTCGACGACCAGGCGCTGCTGGGTGCGGCCAAGCTGGGCGTACTGCTGGGGTCGCTGGCGGCCGCGGTGCTGGGGCTGGCATGGGGTGTGGTGTATCGGCGTCGGGCCGGCGTCAGGCAGTTGCAGGCGGCGTGA
- a CDS encoding cytochrome c oxidase subunit II has protein sequence MACRAAAAACACVLLAGCQGRLSTLDPAGPDARAVALVWDIMAWSSLAILAVMVMLATLACLRRPSGGEQPPARLFLIGGGLAFPGVVLAALLAYGLKEGDLRAPLARPGVYRVEVIAHQWWWEVKHLDAPDGARYAVNQIHVPAGAPVHVSVTAVDVIHGFWIPRLGGKIDAIPGRVNTIRIQADRPGVYDGVCAEFCGVQHASMFLQLSAHDEADLPSALQALSTTRVTP, from the coding sequence GTGGCATGCCGCGCTGCCGCCGCGGCGTGCGCATGCGTGCTGCTGGCGGGTTGCCAGGGCCGGCTGTCCACGCTGGACCCGGCGGGGCCCGATGCCCGCGCCGTCGCCCTCGTGTGGGACATCATGGCGTGGTCGTCGCTGGCGATTCTGGCGGTGATGGTGATGCTTGCCACGCTGGCCTGCCTGCGCCGGCCGAGCGGCGGCGAACAGCCCCCCGCGCGGCTGTTCCTGATAGGCGGGGGGCTGGCGTTTCCCGGCGTGGTGCTGGCCGCGCTGCTGGCCTATGGGTTGAAGGAAGGCGACCTGCGCGCGCCGCTCGCGAGGCCCGGTGTCTACCGCGTCGAGGTGATCGCGCATCAATGGTGGTGGGAGGTCAAGCATCTCGATGCGCCGGACGGCGCGCGCTATGCCGTGAACCAGATCCACGTGCCGGCGGGCGCGCCGGTGCACGTCAGCGTCACCGCGGTCGACGTCATCCATGGGTTCTGGATTCCGCGCCTGGGCGGCAAGATCGATGCGATACCCGGCCGCGTCAATACCATACGCATCCAGGCGGACCGGCCCGGCGTCTATGACGGCGTATGCGCCGAGTTCTGCGGCGTGCAGCACGCGTCGATGTTCCTGCAGCTGAGCGCGCATGACGAAGCCGACCTGCCTTCGGCCCTGCAAGCCTTGTCCACGACCCGGGTGACGCCATGA
- a CDS encoding CopD family protein gives MSLHIATLTIWSASLLYMPVMFSVDHEMSTATSKRLRVMSRFAFIAVASPAAVLAIISGSGLAYLTQASGSWLAAKLAVVALMAGFHVYCGRMLAMLGHEGSHKRERSAATAWLIVVPLILIPTVLWLVLAKPALLSGLEGAPW, from the coding sequence ATGTCCCTGCACATCGCGACATTGACGATCTGGAGCGCCTCTCTGCTGTACATGCCCGTGATGTTCAGCGTGGATCACGAGATGAGCACCGCGACGTCGAAACGTCTGCGCGTCATGAGCCGATTCGCTTTCATCGCCGTGGCGTCGCCCGCGGCGGTGCTGGCCATCATCAGCGGCAGCGGGCTGGCGTACCTGACGCAGGCGTCCGGCAGCTGGCTGGCGGCCAAGCTCGCCGTGGTGGCGCTGATGGCGGGCTTCCACGTGTACTGCGGCCGCATGTTGGCGATGCTGGGCCACGAGGGATCGCACAAGCGCGAGCGCAGCGCGGCCACGGCATGGCTGATCGTCGTGCCCCTGATACTGATCCCGACGGTGCTGTGGCTGGTGTTGGCCAAGCCAGCGCTCTTGTCGGGCCTGGAGGGAGCGCCATGGTGA
- a CDS encoding NADP-dependent isocitrate dehydrogenase, which yields MSTPSKIIYTLTDEAPALATYSLLPIVEAFARSSGIGVETRDISLSGRIIAAFPDFLNDEQKIPDALAELGQLATRPEANIIKLPNISASIPQLKAAIKELQKQGYMVPDYFDEPETESGKSVKARYDKIKGSAVNPVLREGNSDRRAPLSVKSYARKHPHKMGAWSADSKSHVAHMSGGDFYGSEKSALIAQAGNVKIEFTAADGTKQVLKEKTAVKAGEIIDAAVMSKKALRSFLEAQIADAKAQNVLFSVHLKATMMKVSDPIIFGQVVSAFYADVLAKHADTLKQIGFDPNNGIGDLYARLGDLPAEKRAEIEADIQAEYAKRPQLAMVNSDKGITNLHVPSDVIVDASMPAMIRDSGRMWDAEGKLQDAKAVIPDRSYAGVYQAVIDDCKKNGAFDPVTMGSVPNVGLMAQAAEEYGSHDKTFQIAGDGVVRVLDESGAVLLEQQVEAGDLWRMCQTKDAPVQDWVKLAVNRARLSNTPAVFWLDKNRAHDAQLIAKVERYLKDHDTNGLDLRILSPVEATKFSLERIRAGKDTISVTGNVLRDYLTDLFPIMELGTSAKMLSIVPLMAGGGLFETGAGGSAPKHVQQFVEEGFLRWDSLGEFLALAASLEHLGNVSGNARAKTLAKTLDEATGKFLDENKSPDRKVGGLDNRGSHFYLALYWAQALAAQTEDKELQSQFSGLAKTLTDNEAKIVAELGAQQGKPVDIGGYYRPDTALVNKAMRPSETLNAALAALG from the coding sequence ATGTCCACTCCATCGAAGATCATCTATACCCTGACCGACGAGGCGCCCGCGCTGGCGACCTACTCGCTGCTGCCCATCGTCGAAGCCTTCGCCCGTTCGTCGGGCATCGGCGTCGAGACCCGCGACATCTCGCTGTCGGGACGCATCATCGCCGCCTTTCCCGACTTCCTGAACGACGAGCAGAAGATCCCCGACGCGCTGGCCGAGCTGGGCCAGCTCGCCACCCGGCCCGAAGCCAACATCATCAAGCTGCCCAACATCAGCGCCTCGATCCCGCAGCTGAAGGCCGCCATCAAGGAACTGCAGAAGCAGGGCTACATGGTGCCCGACTACTTCGACGAGCCCGAGACCGAGTCGGGCAAGAGCGTCAAGGCCCGCTACGACAAGATCAAGGGCAGCGCCGTGAACCCCGTGCTGCGCGAAGGCAACTCCGACCGGCGCGCGCCGCTGTCGGTCAAGAGCTATGCCCGCAAGCACCCGCACAAGATGGGCGCCTGGTCGGCCGACTCGAAGTCGCACGTGGCCCACATGTCGGGCGGCGATTTCTACGGCAGCGAGAAGTCGGCCCTGATCGCCCAGGCCGGCAACGTCAAGATCGAATTCACCGCTGCCGACGGCACCAAGCAGGTACTGAAGGAAAAGACCGCGGTCAAGGCCGGCGAGATCATCGACGCCGCCGTGATGAGCAAGAAGGCGCTGCGCAGCTTCCTCGAGGCCCAGATCGCCGACGCCAAGGCCCAGAACGTGCTGTTCTCGGTGCACCTGAAGGCCACGATGATGAAGGTCTCCGACCCGATCATCTTCGGCCAGGTGGTCTCGGCGTTCTATGCCGACGTGCTGGCCAAGCACGCCGACACCCTGAAGCAGATCGGCTTCGATCCCAACAACGGCATCGGCGACCTGTACGCCCGCCTGGGCGACCTGCCGGCCGAGAAGCGCGCCGAGATCGAGGCCGACATCCAGGCCGAATACGCCAAGCGTCCGCAGCTGGCCATGGTGAATTCCGACAAGGGCATCACCAACCTGCACGTGCCCAGCGACGTCATCGTCGACGCCTCCATGCCCGCGATGATCCGAGACTCCGGCCGCATGTGGGACGCCGAGGGCAAGCTGCAGGACGCCAAGGCCGTCATTCCCGATCGCAGCTACGCCGGCGTCTACCAGGCCGTCATCGACGACTGCAAGAAGAACGGCGCGTTCGATCCGGTCACGATGGGCAGCGTGCCCAACGTCGGCCTGATGGCGCAGGCGGCCGAAGAATACGGTTCGCACGACAAGACCTTCCAGATCGCCGGCGACGGCGTGGTGCGAGTGCTGGACGAGTCGGGCGCCGTGCTGCTGGAACAGCAAGTCGAGGCCGGCGACCTGTGGCGCATGTGCCAGACCAAGGACGCCCCGGTGCAGGATTGGGTGAAGCTGGCCGTCAACCGCGCCCGCCTGTCCAACACGCCGGCCGTGTTCTGGCTGGACAAGAACCGCGCTCACGACGCGCAGCTCATCGCCAAGGTCGAGCGCTACCTGAAGGACCACGACACCAACGGCCTGGACCTGCGCATCCTGAGCCCGGTCGAGGCCACCAAGTTCTCGCTGGAACGCATCCGTGCCGGCAAGGACACCATCTCGGTCACCGGCAACGTGCTGCGCGATTACCTGACCGACCTGTTCCCCATCATGGAACTGGGTACCAGCGCCAAGATGCTGTCGATCGTGCCGCTGATGGCCGGCGGCGGCCTGTTCGAAACGGGCGCCGGCGGTTCCGCGCCGAAGCACGTGCAGCAGTTCGTGGAAGAAGGCTTCCTGCGCTGGGATTCGCTGGGCGAATTTTTGGCCCTGGCCGCCTCGCTGGAGCACCTGGGCAACGTCAGCGGCAACGCCCGCGCCAAGACCCTGGCCAAGACGCTGGACGAAGCCACCGGCAAGTTCCTGGACGAGAACAAGTCGCCCGACCGCAAGGTCGGCGGCCTGGACAACCGCGGCAGCCACTTCTACCTGGCCCTGTACTGGGCCCAGGCGCTGGCCGCGCAGACCGAGGACAAGGAACTGCAATCCCAGTTCTCGGGCCTGGCCAAGACCCTGACCGACAACGAAGCCAAGATCGTCGCCGAACTGGGCGCGCAACAGGGCAAGCCGGTCGACATCGGCGGCTACTACCGTCCCGACACCGCCCTGGTCAACAAGGCCATGCGGCCCAGCGAAACGCTGAACGCCGCGCTGGCTGCGCTGGGCTGA